CCCCTTCGGGAGGGCGCTGCTGGTGCAGCTGCCGCCCTGGTGGTACTGGGCGCTCGCCACGCCGCTCGTCCTCGCGCTCGGCTGGCGCTTTCGCCTGGAGCGCGGCGTGTGGCTCCGCAGCCTCAGGGTCCATGTGCCCGCCCTCATCGGGCTCACGCTCCCCCACCTGCTCCTCATCGTCTTCATCTCCCGCCTCGCGGGGGAGAAGTGGTTCCTGGACAACTCGTTGGCCTTCATCATGCCCTTGATGCTGGCCAAGTACGGCGTCACCGACGTCATCATCTACAGCGGCATCCTCTCCGTCGGCTACGCCATGGACTATCACCGCCGCTATCGCGAGGGAGAGCTGGCCCAGTCGCAGCTCGAGACGCGCCTGGCCCATGCGCAGCTCGACGCCCTGCGCGCCCAGCTCCACCCGCACTTCCTCTTCAACACGCTCAACGCCATCTCCGTCCTCGTGCGCAAGCAGGACACCGCCGGCTCCATCCGCATGCTCACCGGCGTCAGCGAGCTGCTGCGCATGGCCCTCAACACCACCGGCCGCCAGCAGGTTCCCCTCCACGAGGACCTCGACTTCCTGGACCGCTACCTGGACATCGAGCAGACCCGCTTCCAGGATCGGCTCCAGGTGGTCCGGGCCATCGACTCCGCGACGCTCGGCGCGCTCGTGCCCAGCCTCATCCTCCAGCCCCTGGTGGAGAACGCCATCAAGCACGGTCTCGGCACCCGCTCCGGAGCCGGGCGCGTGGAGCTGCGCGCCTCGCGTGAGGGTGGCCGGCTGGTGCTCGAGGTGCTCGATGACGGCCCTGGGCTCGCGCCCGGCTGGGACACCCAGGGCGGCTGCATTGGCGTGGCCAACGTGCGCGCCCGCCTGCGCCAGCTCTACGGAGACCGCCACGCCTTCACGCTGGAGAACCGAGCCGAGGGTGGAGTGCGCGCCCGCCTGGAGCTGCCCTTCCAGTCCGCCTCACCGGAGGTGCCCGTGTCATGAACGCGCCCGCCTGCATCCGCACGCTCGTCGTGGATGACGAGCCCCTGGCTCGCGAGGGGCTGCGCCTGCTGCTCGCCTCGGACCCGGAGGTCAGCGTGGTGGGCGAGGCCGGCAACGGGCCGGAGGCCGTGCGCCTCATCCGTGAGCAGCGGCCGGACCTCGTCCTGCTCGACGTGCAGATGCCGGAGCTCAATGGCTTCGAGGTGCTCGCCCACCTGGGCCCTGGCGAGGTGC
The window above is part of the Hyalangium gracile genome. Proteins encoded here:
- a CDS encoding sensor histidine kinase, with protein sequence MESASPAASPVLPSSAGALRPGLPTSALSALLRLARRLPLLLLAYAVPGVITSSQTYFYAQAKDPTYPFGRALLVQLPPWWYWALATPLVLALGWRFRLERGVWLRSLRVHVPALIGLTLPHLLLIVFISRLAGEKWFLDNSLAFIMPLMLAKYGVTDVIIYSGILSVGYAMDYHRRYREGELAQSQLETRLAHAQLDALRAQLHPHFLFNTLNAISVLVRKQDTAGSIRMLTGVSELLRMALNTTGRQQVPLHEDLDFLDRYLDIEQTRFQDRLQVVRAIDSATLGALVPSLILQPLVENAIKHGLGTRSGAGRVELRASREGGRLVLEVLDDGPGLAPGWDTQGGCIGVANVRARLRQLYGDRHAFTLENRAEGGVRARLELPFQSASPEVPVS